Proteins encoded in a region of the Candidatus Zixiibacteriota bacterium genome:
- a CDS encoding EpsI family protein has translation MKAAILSAMIILVGGIFGNYLRFVRQSPDRPPTFDSIPLETSDYYGQERRLPEFNYEVLQADTTTLRLYRDLSGTYYWLFVAYFASQEYGSQMHSPRQCLPGGGWRIRDHQPFTIQLQSGENRTINRLVIAQQNSQQLMYYWYETRGGALTGEYAVKWDLAVNSLLLRPTDAAFVRLTLPLLNGDLEAADRVAVEFLRQLHPHITQALPFHN, from the coding sequence ATGAAAGCGGCTATACTGAGCGCAATGATAATTCTGGTAGGTGGAATCTTCGGTAACTATCTCAGGTTTGTTCGACAGTCACCGGATCGCCCGCCGACCTTTGACTCGATTCCGCTTGAAACATCCGACTACTATGGGCAGGAGCGAAGGCTGCCGGAATTCAACTATGAGGTGCTGCAAGCCGACACCACGACTCTCAGGCTGTATCGCGATTTGTCCGGAACCTACTACTGGCTTTTTGTCGCCTACTTTGCCTCGCAGGAGTATGGCAGTCAGATGCACTCACCACGTCAGTGTTTGCCGGGTGGTGGCTGGCGGATCAGAGACCACCAGCCCTTCACGATTCAACTGCAATCCGGAGAAAACAGGACCATCAACCGCCTGGTCATCGCTCAACAGAACTCGCAGCAACTAATGTACTATTGGTACGAGACAAGAGGTGGTGCCCTGACCGGCGAGTACGCCGTCAAGTGGGACCTGGCCGTCAACTCACTCCTTTTGAGACCTACCGATGCAGCCTTTGTGCGCTTGACGCTGCCCTTGTTGAATGGGGACTTGGAAGCTGCCGACCGAGTGGCTGTCGAATTCCTGAGGCAACTTCATCCACATATCACCCAGGCGCTCCCCTTC